ATGATCAACACGGCACTGCCTTTAAAGAGGCCTTTAACCTCAACCGTGGGCGCAGCCATTGCCACACTGCAGAAACACAACACCAGCAGTAAATAGAGATTCCTTGGCATGATTCTCTCCTCCTCAAATAAGCGCGAAGTATATCAGCGTTTGCACGCACGCCAGCGCCGCGAGCCCGGCTAACAGATCGTCTAGCATGATACCGAAGCCGCCGTGAACCCGCCGATCCACAAGCTTAATTGGCCAGGGCTTGACCAT
The DNA window shown above is from Alteromonadaceae bacterium 2753L.S.0a.02 and carries:
- a CDS encoding phosphatidylglycerophosphatase A (partial gene), which codes for MVKPWPIKLVDRRVHGGFGIMLDDLLAGLAALACVQTLIYFALI